From Microcystis aeruginosa NIES-2549, a single genomic window includes:
- a CDS encoding helix-turn-helix domain-containing protein, whose amino-acid sequence MPKTTDAVKIIHQMIADDPTIKEQIALESLNSEIAQLIYDARMNAGLTQQQLADLIHVEQSVIEDLEDADYQDNPLIMLQKIATALNQRVKMSLVSSL is encoded by the coding sequence ATGCCTAAAACCACAGATGCCGTAAAAATCATTCACCAAATGATTGCAGACGATCCCACAATCAAAGAACAAATTGCCCTAGAATCCCTCAACTCAGAAATCGCACAATTGATTTATGACGCTCGTATGAATGCTGGATTAACTCAACAACAACTAGCCGACCTAATCCATGTTGAGCAATCCGTTATTGAAGATCTAGAAGACGCTGACTATCAAGACAATCCCCTAATAATGCTACAAAAAATTGCCACTGCCCTTAATCAACGAGTCAAAATGAGCCTTGTTAGTAGCTTGTAG
- a CDS encoding type II toxin-antitoxin system RelE/ParE family toxin: MPKTKIIFYQEAEGISPVVEWLQKLLKTDKKGFAKCITKIEQLAAQGHELRRPAADYLRNEIWELRAKQGTIQYRILYFYHGQNIAIIGHALIKKTSAVPSQDIERIIQRKAQFKQNPELHTYQGEINNA, encoded by the coding sequence GTGCCAAAGACAAAAATCATCTTTTATCAAGAAGCAGAAGGCATCTCACCCGTTGTTGAGTGGCTTCAGAAATTACTCAAAACTGATAAAAAAGGATTTGCCAAATGTATAACCAAAATCGAACAACTTGCCGCACAAGGTCATGAACTGCGCCGCCCTGCTGCCGATTATCTCAGAAATGAGATCTGGGAGCTTAGAGCCAAACAGGGAACCATACAATATCGAATCCTCTATTTTTATCATGGTCAAAATATAGCAATTATTGGTCATGCTCTTATCAAAAAAACTTCCGCCGTTCCCTCACAAGACATCGAGAGAATTATCCAAAGAAAAGCACAATTTAAACAAAATCCAGAACTTCATACTTATCAAGGAGAAATAAACAATGCCTAA
- a CDS encoding hemolysin XhlA family protein: MSGPTIETDLGKILDQINQNLKETNQKLDALQKDVTEIRIVQVRFEAEVKGDLKALQGEFNTLQGDLKEIKGSQKAQIWALITILATAVIGTVIRFVINVPPVSNP; encoded by the coding sequence ATGAGCGGCCCCACCATCGAAACCGATTTAGGAAAAATCCTAGACCAGATTAATCAGAATCTTAAAGAGACCAATCAGAAGCTAGACGCGCTCCAGAAAGATGTCACAGAGATCAGGATTGTTCAAGTCAGATTCGAGGCCGAAGTCAAGGGAGACCTCAAGGCATTACAGGGAGAATTCAACACCTTACAAGGTGATTTAAAAGAGATTAAAGGCTCCCAGAAAGCCCAAATTTGGGCATTAATCACCATCTTGGCAACAGCAGTTATCGGAACTGTCATCCGCTTTGTCATCAATGTTCCCCCTGTTAGCAACCCCTAA
- a CDS encoding AAA-like domain-containing protein — MEKPEKQRRRRGVILTTTGLEKLLTAKQEAEYRDNCGHRFTLEVLSEKTLLGVDTLMKVFACESGVDKKTLKHCFQAFNLTLENSDYYRPNLPETNSINPQLLPELPEGQVPLDSPLYINRNNLEQTCYQEILRGGSLIRINAPRKMGKTSLMARIINYAQQQQYHTLYFSFRLAESSIFQDLNHWLRWLCVSISRQLDLDNHLPQDWDDFLGGKINCKIYLEKHILSHLDRPLVIAFDDLEYLLSYPELREEFFSILHLWHEEGKNKPLWQKLRLIVAYSPAQELDKTSDIYQSPFSLGLPIELPNFTSAQVRELSQRQGLDQNFDSEKLRIFLGGNPYLIRLACYHLARGNCSLESILATSIGEENNIFAGHLKRLLWHLQYLKGNLAAIFAKVVMAEKDIEIDLMAAFHLESLGLIHRQGKFCRVSCPLYRQYFGEYFRQRSVFLPRKTSILAKKITLARFDTSEKSRYAM, encoded by the coding sequence ATGGAAAAACCGGAAAAACAGCGCCGCAGACGCGGGGTTATCCTCACCACCACGGGACTAGAAAAATTACTTACTGCTAAACAAGAAGCGGAATATCGGGATAATTGCGGTCATCGCTTCACCCTAGAAGTTCTCAGCGAGAAAACTCTTTTAGGGGTAGATACTCTGATGAAGGTATTTGCTTGTGAATCGGGAGTGGATAAAAAAACCCTGAAACATTGTTTTCAAGCCTTTAATTTAACTTTAGAAAATAGCGATTATTATCGTCCTAACTTACCAGAAACTAATAGTATTAATCCTCAACTATTGCCTGAATTACCAGAGGGACAAGTCCCCCTCGATTCCCCCTTGTATATCAACAGAAATAATCTAGAACAGACTTGTTATCAAGAGATATTGCGCGGGGGGAGTCTTATCCGGATTAACGCACCCAGAAAAATGGGAAAAACCTCCCTGATGGCCAGAATTATTAATTATGCTCAACAACAGCAATACCATACACTTTATTTCAGTTTTCGGTTAGCAGAAAGCTCAATTTTTCAAGATTTAAATCACTGGCTGCGTTGGCTTTGTGTTAGTATTAGTCGCCAGTTAGATTTAGATAATCATCTCCCACAGGATTGGGATGACTTCCTGGGGGGTAAAATTAACTGTAAAATCTATCTAGAAAAGCATATTCTCTCCCATCTCGATCGCCCTTTAGTGATTGCCTTTGATGATCTTGAATATCTTTTATCCTATCCAGAGCTAAGGGAAGAATTTTTTAGTATTCTGCACCTCTGGCACGAGGAAGGCAAAAACAAACCTCTCTGGCAAAAATTACGTTTAATTGTCGCCTATTCCCCTGCACAGGAGCTTGATAAAACCTCAGATATCTATCAATCTCCTTTTAGTCTTGGTTTACCGATCGAATTGCCTAATTTTACCAGCGCACAAGTACGAGAATTAAGTCAAAGACAGGGATTAGATCAGAATTTTGACTCTGAAAAATTACGGATATTTCTAGGGGGTAATCCCTATTTAATTCGTCTTGCTTGCTATCATCTTGCTCGGGGTAATTGTAGCCTAGAAAGCATTTTGGCTACTTCTATCGGCGAGGAAAATAATATTTTTGCTGGCCATCTTAAACGTTTACTTTGGCATCTGCAATACTTAAAGGGCAATTTAGCGGCTATCTTTGCTAAGGTGGTGATGGCGGAAAAAGACATAGAAATTGATTTAATGGCAGCTTTTCACCTAGAAAGTCTCGGACTAATTCACCGACAAGGTAAGTTTTGCCGAGTCAGTTGTCCTCTCTACCGTCAATATTTTGGCGAATATTTCCGGCAACGTTCTGTTTTTTTGCCTCGAAAAACTTCTATCCTCGCCAAAAAAATTACGCTTGCTCGCTTTGATACTTCCGAAAAAAGTCGCTATGCCATGTAG
- a CDS encoding YkgJ family cysteine cluster protein, whose product MANWKCIKNCGACCQLNPDERPDLEEYLTPAQLSQYLSMVGEEGWCINFDRQTRLCTIYDQRPEFCRVQPDIFAKMYQIEPGEFEQFAIDCCHEHIEDLYGEDSLEMNSYRQQVG is encoded by the coding sequence ATGGCCAATTGGAAATGTATTAAAAATTGTGGAGCTTGTTGTCAACTAAATCCCGATGAGCGTCCTGACTTAGAAGAATATCTTACTCCCGCACAATTAAGTCAATATCTCAGCATGGTGGGGGAAGAGGGTTGGTGTATAAACTTTGATCGCCAAACCCGTCTCTGTACCATTTATGACCAGAGACCAGAATTTTGTCGTGTTCAACCCGATATTTTTGCCAAAATGTATCAAATTGAACCGGGAGAATTTGAGCAATTTGCGATCGATTGTTGTCATGAACACATTGAGGATCTTTATGGGGAAGATAGCCTAGAAATGAATAGCTATCGTCAGCAAGTAGGCTAA
- a CDS encoding metal-binding protein: MPSGRTHDRITLILLPPIAGASFLVSGSGNLTLLLLASYLFSGFLFGPDLDIHSVQYKRWGYLRWLWLPYRSMIRHRGWLSHGLLIGTVFRLFYLGSFLLLAAIIIIPILQSFWGIDWDWRLWPQQAIALWQQYPRVAIAIFLGLELGAMSHSCSDWIGSAYKRSRKVAQKPVKKKKR, encoded by the coding sequence ATGCCCTCTGGTCGAACTCACGATCGCATTACCCTAATTCTGCTGCCACCGATTGCGGGGGCGAGTTTTTTGGTCAGTGGCAGTGGTAACTTAACCTTGTTACTGTTGGCCAGTTATTTGTTTAGCGGATTCCTGTTTGGGCCAGATCTGGACATCCACTCGGTACAGTACAAACGTTGGGGTTATCTGCGCTGGTTGTGGCTACCCTATCGTTCCATGATCCGTCATCGCGGTTGGTTATCCCACGGTTTATTGATCGGCACGGTCTTTCGGTTATTTTATCTGGGTAGTTTTCTTTTACTAGCGGCGATCATCATCATTCCCATCCTGCAAAGTTTCTGGGGTATAGACTGGGATTGGCGACTGTGGCCGCAGCAAGCGATCGCATTATGGCAACAGTATCCCCGGGTAGCGATCGCTATTTTCCTAGGTTTAGAATTAGGGGCGATGAGTCATAGTTGTAGTGATTGGATCGGATCGGCCTACAAACGTTCTCGAAAAGTGGCTCAAAAACCGGTAAAAAAGAAAAAACGTTAA
- a CDS encoding ArnT family glycosyltransferase gives MNKKSYRFDLMALIAIAVFFLGIVFWKVPLHYPYILNFDEAVAMVLAYVTKQGYRLYEQVWHDHLSGLSLLLNGWLSVTGFTIHAARLMVLSLSTIMLGIFYLILRVNCGILASCLSVFILSTCLVYITMSTTMLRELPSLFFTILSIFIIFKALQSPGKLKYWLYLLSAIAFVFSLQIKLSGITIIPTVALIIFLNQQNSFIKRITDIVIWSGAIVLVFVLGSLTIFPFSYENIIKSHVSVAASFGEENLTLWTLLQSALQHEPIYLIVTAIAIIAMVFTRNIIPLLPPLIWLGSNLFRFATVAPIWPYYYIHLIIPAVWIIALFVEQLKITDSLGEFRQNRKITQELVLKMLIFLSLSGQFLFNTLRIITNRDPAINAYVQFNKRYKPILAEAVFEKFKNSDKLLLTDNPHYIYQYFLKTPPETAVITRKRFINQNLDGDFILEVIEKRQPDLVFLYRFEKQFLQSPKLRDYLEKNYIQFPDQQEKGTLFISPKTWQEYQSKAN, from the coding sequence ATGAATAAGAAATCTTATCGTTTTGATTTAATGGCATTAATTGCCATTGCTGTTTTTTTTCTGGGGATTGTTTTCTGGAAAGTCCCGCTTCATTATCCCTATATCCTTAATTTTGATGAAGCGGTGGCCATGGTACTTGCCTACGTCACTAAACAAGGTTATCGTCTCTACGAACAAGTTTGGCACGATCATTTATCGGGTTTATCTCTTTTACTAAATGGTTGGTTAAGCGTGACAGGATTTACTATCCATGCCGCCCGCCTTATGGTGCTTTCTTTATCCACAATTATGTTAGGGATTTTTTATCTAATTCTGAGAGTTAATTGCGGAATATTAGCCTCGTGTTTATCGGTATTTATTCTCTCAACCTGTCTAGTTTATATTACCATGTCAACGACAATGCTGCGGGAGTTACCCTCACTTTTTTTTACAATTTTAAGTATTTTTATCATCTTTAAAGCCCTTCAATCCCCGGGTAAGCTTAAGTATTGGCTGTATTTACTCAGTGCCATTGCTTTTGTTTTTTCCCTGCAAATTAAACTTTCGGGCATTACTATTATCCCAACTGTAGCTTTAATTATTTTTCTCAATCAACAGAATAGTTTTATTAAAAGAATCACTGATATTGTTATTTGGTCAGGGGCTATTGTTTTAGTCTTTGTCTTAGGTTCCCTGACTATTTTTCCTTTTTCCTACGAAAATATTATTAAATCTCATGTCAGTGTTGCAGCTAGTTTCGGTGAAGAAAATCTCACCTTATGGACTCTCTTACAAAGCGCCCTACAACACGAACCAATTTATCTGATCGTCACAGCGATCGCTATTATAGCGATGGTTTTTACTCGCAATATAATACCACTTTTACCGCCCTTGATCTGGTTGGGTTCTAATCTATTTAGATTTGCCACAGTCGCCCCAATTTGGCCCTATTACTATATCCATTTAATTATTCCCGCCGTTTGGATCATTGCCTTGTTTGTCGAACAGTTAAAAATTACTGATAGCCTCGGAGAATTTAGGCAAAATCGAAAAATAACCCAGGAATTAGTTCTCAAAATGCTGATTTTTCTCTCCCTTTCTGGTCAATTTCTCTTTAATACATTGAGAATAATTACCAATCGTGATCCTGCAATTAATGCCTACGTTCAATTTAATAAAAGGTATAAACCTATTTTAGCAGAAGCTGTGTTTGAAAAATTTAAAAACTCCGATAAACTTCTGTTAACCGATAATCCTCACTACATATATCAGTATTTCTTGAAAACACCCCCAGAAACTGCCGTCATCACCAGAAAGAGATTTATCAATCAGAATCTTGATGGGGATTTTATCCTAGAAGTTATCGAAAAAAGACAGCCCGATTTGGTTTTTCTCTATCGATTTGAAAAGCAATTTCTGCAATCACCAAAACTCAGGGATTATTTAGAGAAAAATTATATCCAGTTTCCCGACCAGCAAGAAAAAGGAACTCTCTTTATCAGTCCGAAAACTTGGCAAGAATATCAAAGTAAGGCTAATTAG
- the proC gene encoding pyrroline-5-carboxylate reductase has product MSIRLGIIGGGVMAEAILSRLLKKNIYSPETVLVSDPQSQRRHFWVNTYGVQVSEDNREAARATEVLILAVKPQILEQVVNSLLGIPEKPLIISILAGVTLNRLEMGFPDRPVIRTMPNTPATVGQGVTAIAAGRHAEPEHLAVARDIFAAVGSVVEVPEALMDAVTGLSGSGPAFVALMVEALSDGGVAAGLPRSIASQLAIETVLGTATLLKESAIHPGELKDRVTSPGGTTIAGVRQLEKGSFRSTIIEAVVAAYHRSKDLGRSSEK; this is encoded by the coding sequence GTGTCTATTCGTTTAGGAATTATTGGCGGTGGAGTGATGGCCGAGGCCATTCTCAGCCGTTTATTAAAAAAAAATATTTATAGTCCCGAAACGGTGTTGGTTAGTGATCCCCAATCCCAACGGCGCCACTTTTGGGTTAATACCTACGGAGTGCAAGTCAGTGAGGATAACCGAGAAGCCGCTAGAGCAACCGAGGTGTTAATCTTAGCGGTAAAACCGCAAATTTTAGAGCAAGTAGTGAATAGCTTGCTGGGAATACCCGAAAAACCCCTAATTATCTCGATTTTAGCAGGAGTTACCCTCAATCGCTTAGAAATGGGCTTTCCCGATCGCCCCGTGATCCGGACGATGCCCAATACCCCAGCCACGGTGGGACAAGGGGTTACAGCGATCGCAGCTGGTCGTCATGCGGAACCGGAACATCTGGCCGTAGCCAGAGATATTTTTGCCGCGGTCGGTTCGGTGGTGGAAGTTCCCGAGGCTTTGATGGACGCGGTAACGGGATTATCGGGATCGGGCCCGGCATTTGTGGCCTTGATGGTGGAAGCTTTAAGCGATGGTGGTGTGGCGGCGGGATTACCGCGATCAATTGCGTCTCAATTGGCTATAGAAACAGTTTTGGGGACGGCAACCCTATTAAAAGAATCGGCCATACATCCGGGGGAATTAAAGGATCGCGTCACTAGCCCCGGGGGAACGACGATTGCCGGGGTGAGACAATTAGAAAAAGGCTCTTTTCGCTCGACTATTATCGAGGCAGTGGTGGCGGCCTATCATAGATCTAAAGATTTAGGGCGTAGTTCTGAAAAGTAA
- a CDS encoding cell division protein SepF has product MNNIFTKLKDFVGISEQPEDEDETDYEEMNWEKSSPQDRDQNEEEDPLNRRQREPLNLNTATSMGLNRSNVIGMPGINNNNAEVVVIEPHSFEEMPQVIQTLRERKSVVLNLNVMDPEEAQRAVDFVAGGTYAIDGHQERIGESIFLFTPSCVKVSTLSGTIHDITDNPKITRPVSSTPAWGAESSRLAQ; this is encoded by the coding sequence GTGAACAACATTTTTACCAAACTCAAAGATTTTGTCGGTATCTCCGAACAACCGGAAGACGAAGACGAAACCGACTACGAAGAAATGAACTGGGAAAAGTCTTCCCCCCAAGATAGGGATCAAAACGAAGAAGAAGACCCCCTCAATCGTCGTCAACGCGAACCTTTAAATCTCAATACAGCCACATCTATGGGACTCAACAGAAGCAACGTGATCGGTATGCCAGGTATTAACAACAATAATGCAGAAGTGGTCGTGATCGAGCCCCATTCCTTCGAGGAAATGCCCCAAGTTATCCAAACCCTGAGAGAACGCAAATCGGTGGTTTTAAACCTCAACGTCATGGATCCCGAAGAGGCACAAAGAGCCGTGGATTTCGTCGCCGGTGGCACTTATGCAATTGATGGTCATCAAGAACGCATCGGTGAGAGTATTTTCCTATTTACCCCCAGCTGCGTTAAAGTTAGCACCCTTTCCGGAACTATTCACGATATCACCGACAACCCGAAAATAACTCGTCCCGTTTCCTCCACACCTGCTTGGGGCGCCGAAAGCAGTCGATTAGCTCAATGA